Sequence from the Maniola jurtina chromosome 18, ilManJurt1.1, whole genome shotgun sequence genome:
gtgtgaagtctgccaatcccaacttggccagcgtggtagactatggccaaaatccTTCTCACTCAGCGAGGAGACTGTCTTGTTGTCACGTGTCTGTCACTACAAAGCATGGACGGAGATGAACAAGGTGTCTCAGTAATGTTGCACGACACTATTTTACAGCCGTTTCCTAGGAAACTTTACTTTATGACTTCATGATAATTTATTGCTGAGTATTCGATTACAGTTTCTAACAAAACTACACCTGATGGACTACTCGCTTCTGCTGGGCGTGCACGAGTGCGGGCGAGGCGAGGCCGAGGCGGAGGCGGCGAGGCAGCGCGAGGCCGAGGCGGACAGCGAGGCGGACACCGAGTCCGACAGCGACACCGACAACCGCCACGGCGACAGGTCACTATGATCATACAGCTCCTGATACATTATATACGGACATTACTTCCACTCgtatttaaaatggccgccaaacagaacgaCTGTTTAGCCGCCATCTTTTACCGAACCATTTATATTCATTAATTTCCATAATTTCAGTTGATCATCATTTATCAGTTGACTTTGTACCATGTATAGTAAAGTCAGCGACAAAGCCAGATTTGCATCCGTCTATAATCGCTTATACTGgtgggtgcaaacctagctttatcGCAGTTTGTACATAAGACGATTTGCTATTCATGTAAATCATTGTCAATCGGAACAACAGTGTAAAGCACTTACATTTTGTTTTTGGTCAAAGCGTCTTTTTTTGTCCGATTTTATATGACTGGGaacatattttatgatatttttacaCAATACATCATCCCAAATCCGTTCAAAATCCTTTATTGCgtcatttgttttgttttcttttttttttaaattattacttgttTCCAAGCTTTtcaatgatgttttaaatagatggGGCTACAACACGCCGCCGGACAGTCCGCGTGGGTTGGGCCGGCAGTCGTCGCTGCGGTACGAAGGCATCATCCCCGAGCTTGACATCTACGCCATTCCCAGCCATGACGGTAAGCTTTAAGAATAAGCAGTGAATGGACGGTCAGAGTTATAATGGAGTCACTTACTAGACTGAGGAACGCGCTTCGATGTAAGAGGGCCCCCGTGATCGCTGGCAAGGTCCAAGGATAACCTTTCCTGGTCTTGGATTGCTCAACTTGGAGTTTGTATTCGTTTGTGCCGCGGAGCCGTTTCATGTTCGCCTTTTTCGTACGCCGCGGTTCGCAGAGTGAAGTCGATCGATCGTGTCGCTTGCGAATATGACAGTTGCCAGTACTGATAGGGTACTAAGTGTTGCCGGATTTAGCGTCATTCCAATTTTGTAAGCAGCCACATTGCGAACCCTGACCgtattgttaataaaaaaaaattggttgtctgtaaagtcggtttactgacgatagttgaacaaTTGTGGCCGGTGGATTGTGTTTGTGGTGtgacaaaggccgattgtgcttctttgtcgctcgttccgcgctctcgcttgcacttcaagccttacatggaacgcctcagagcgaggtaacgccgcatgagtcatgttttttcgtgcgtgcagccggctctatcgaattataagacgttgtcacgtcaaaaatatatATGAATTTGTTTCCATAATTCCATTAATGTATAACAAAGGGTGGATCGAGCGCTcctaatacctacttgtagCAAATAGCTACAGTACTAACACTTTAGTTATGCCGATATACCTACGCAGTCatcagatttaggtttttcgaaatcccgtgggaactctttgatttgccgggataaaaaatatagcctatgtgctaatccaggatattattccattccaaatttcagccaaatctgtcaagtagtttttatgtgaaggagtaacagatatacatacacacatacacacaaactctcgcctttataatattagtgtgattattccAAACTTTTCTTGGCAGGCTTCAAATCCAATGATTACCCTAATTAAAACCAAAATAAGAGGAAAAACGTTCTTCCAAGTTAGAGGAATTTGGGTTGCTCTGGTGGCTCATTAAAATGGAATTGTGTATCAGCAATTTGAATAATTTCATTTCTTACTATTTTGCAGGTGCTCCCAAGAAAGAGATATATTTCGTTGCCCTTATCGACGTTTTGACGCACtatggggttaaaaaacagGTATGCCATAACCATttactgttttataatgtatacGAATGTTATACAGGATGTTATTTgaaaaacttagcgctattactattctacctaaacacaatccaataccaataaccatttgccttatatttgtagttttagtgagcTAGTATTTTTAAACCCGCAATGTGTTGCGTGCAAATCTCAGGGCCAGTGCCCCGCCTATGACGCGGCATTGAcgtctagcgtcagtcagatgttttatttggtgattcatcattatttttataggtgattcatcacctgtcttcgtttttgctagctttCTAATCCTCTACTAGTGGTTCAGctattttttcatcaaacccttTGACTTTTATACGGtttcgtaccggaacgctatatcgcttggcgtaacggctttgccggtagggtggtaactagccacggctgtagcctcccaccagaccagaccagagacaatttagaaatatataaattacccctgccgggaattgaacccgggaggGGTAATTTCCCATTAATTATATAGCGTAATAATCATAATAGGTTctaagtaatttaatattaacttgCAGGCAGCAAAAGCAGCGAAGACTGTAAAGTATGGCAGCAACGTGGACGGGATTTCAACCTGCGACCCAGAACAGTACGGCAAGCGGTTCATAGAATTCGTGGCTAAAGCCATCGAGAGCAACTAAACCTACCTCTATGTGGCCCGGCGGGTGCGAGGTACAGTCTTATCGCTTAGACATGTCCAATTTTGATATAACCACCAACCGGAATATTAAAGTCATGAAATTACTCTTTAGTGCACACCTATTGTATGAGAggtatacttttattgtttaGATATGTCCAACTTCGGATATGACTAGTGACTACAAACCGAAATATTAAAGTCAAGAAATTGCTCTTTTAGTGCACACTGTACACTCATTTTATGAGTggtatacttttattgtttaGAAATGTCCAACATTGAAAACAATATGAATATCTATGAACTGATATTTAGAAAAATAACTAAGCACACAATTTGCAATAATTTCCAAAACTCGTTACTTAGCTTTTATAATGTTCCGCTATCGTAGAATAGTTCGTGatggaaatttaaaataataattaattgttaaaaaactatatcattgaaaattaaatttttgaaagttaaataaaatataatgttactATGTACTTGCTGAAACTCGATGCAAAGTTTGATATACGAAGTAATGGTTGGTGCACATTTAGGCAGGCATGTAACAAAAACctgtttgttttttatttgtatattgtCAAGAACTGAAGCTGCCTTGAATATAATATGTTCAAATGACAAAGTCATAAATGACACATTTCACATTAGTTAACTTAAAAAATTGCTGGTttgactataaaaaaaaaaacgaaaaggAAGAAAACGTTTTTAAGGATGAGGAATTTTACGGAGGTTCGAAAAGTATTCATAACGATAAAGCTTGCTTAAATGTGTGCGAACCGTGATGGCTGTTTTATACGCATTGTAATTAAAATCGTACGCCCAAATCTGCTGGATTTGCTGTGTTTTTCGTCACTTtgccaataaataatataataaatataaataatttgcttAGTTTCTGTCTAGTGTAGCGTTAAAAATACTATATTGTaagattttgttatttattattctataaACGATGATTTTTGCTAGACTGTGCCGCGCACGGACTGTAACACGGTCGAGCCCGAATGTAACATGCTAATGCTACGAACATTATATGttataatgaataatgataatgacaattaggtaattaatttcAAGTAAAGTACGCATGGgcgattaattaattttcaattgtcaaacaacttttatctgaggagtaaagaggttttgaatttttttaataggaaatctgtcaacacgtcaaatttattattccttagataaaagttatttgacgattgaaataTCGGTTCTTAGTAGAATTGAGTATTAATTGCCTCGGGTTACATAGCGTGTCATAATCATTTACTAACTAAACTGTCGTTGAAAAAAACATCTGTTACGCATGAGCATCCTTCGTATATTATCTGTAACATGTAACAAGCATGTGTAACACGGACGAGCCCGGATTCGGTACGGCCTAGTATGGATCATCCCTAACAGTTTTAAGACTTGGATTGTTACGGTGGTATTTGTGATTTattagggcgtttgtgcactcatttgtATTCATATTCGTTAAAATAACGATTCGAAGTGACCGTCATATAAAATGTACATAGTCTACGCTTGACACTTGATTCGTATTTATTTATACGGATCCGGCAAAATACGAATCAAATGTGTGCTTGTGCACGTACATTTTGTATGATGGCcactttgaatcgtatttttacgaaaacgaatacgaatcgaATCGAATGAGGGCACAAACGCTCTTATTCTGTGAAAGCTGAAGACGTGTTACGCGGAGTATAATAAATATTCGATTCGGTATCTAATTGGTAATTGTTAAGGTTTTAtcattaatttctttaaaattgtattttttaacagttttattttaaaatcgcgTATTACGTAAGTTCTTTGAATAATAAAGCTGTGTTGGATCGGAGGACAAATCGAGTAGAAAATATTTGTGCTATGACCTTCGTAAGATAGTACCTACATAGCGTGCCTTCATAGATGCAAATAGACACTACTTACTCTgacatttttaaatatattttaatgtaaaatcaaacaaaaacagAAATAGTTATACTGCTCGAGTTACGGAGTGATGATGCCGATGACCTTTTATTTGAAACGCATAGTATTATTGGCGTCGAATGTGCGTACCTAAATGCGTACCCCGTGCATGCCACTGACTCTGTTTTAGTCATGTAAAACCAGTGCCCACTTGTGGACCTAAAAAGTGTCCACtctattttttcttttgtatttattcatattattatgtccgtCCCAGCGCGGCTTTATTAttccagaaatatatttaaaaaattgttctcaaaattaaatttttctaaaagatAGCTTTTTGTGATAGTTGTTTACTTTTAGAATATAATTTCGCTGTAAGTAAGATACCGTCATTTTGTATTGTAGATAACGGAGTACATATTATCTGGATTACGAAACGTACCTACGGGTACGATACGATTAcgaaatatcggcagttaaaaaCACCAAGTTTATCATGGTATGCACCAGTTatctaggacttcgtctgtgttggcgtctGCTGGCGCGCGttctgtgcctttttggagtgttttttttttgttggaagtggccggtttttgtgttattgctggtggaactgactgggaggcgctctggaggggcgccgcgcgtgtgtcggcgggcgccggcacagatgaagtccatacttatacatatcgtttccctaacttgtaaatggctacaaacttgacattggctaatcagtgtaaagccagacgagagaaaaaccagttatctacaatataaaatcttgtcaaaccacgaaataagcttaaaatcataagATACCGTCACTTTATTACGTTTtcaaattattacctacttatattatgcaCATTTCTACACACAAAGAACTTAAATGTGATTCAAAGTCACGGTGgcggtgtgtgtgtgtgcgcgaaTCATCTGTGACTGtaattttttatagattttgatgTGTCTATGATTCCTGAACAATGTGTTAAAGGGCCCATTCATGATGAGACTTTTTGTACAACTCAAGGGGAAACAGTTCTAAAACAGTTCTTCTAAAAGTAGCCAtaagaaatgtttttttatgtaaatccaaaaaaaaatcttgtgatgtaaccacaaattcatcgtttttgatttttccctatacttgtgctataacttagacattgctacctgccaaatttcatgattctaggtcaacgagaactaccctatagattttgcTTCCCTTGatggtcttgacagacacgacagacagatagtcaagtgatcctataaggattccctttgaggtacggaaccctaaaaatttaaattttcgaTCCAAAACGTCAGGCCACTGGCACTGTTTTGATTACCATAAAGAATTATATTGGgtgcactttgaatttgctcagacttaagctttagttaaaacgagaaagatttatgtcagcgatatagcgttgtctcgttttaacagtgtcttaaaatcagcaaagtcgaagtgctctctatagatctcgggCTAAGAAGAATACTTAGGTAACAGTTATGCAAAAAGTCGCACATTGAATGGGTACTCTTAGTCATGAAAAGTTTTTATGTCATATTATGTGTTGCCATTGTTTAGGTcgataaataatttgtaatgtTACATTTGTATAATAGGTTATTTACTTTCGTTACGGTGAGGGAGTTAAAGCCCATATCGGgcgtatacctaatatttataatgaaaatagCACAGACTAAGGGGAAAATATAGATAAAACTcttttgaaatgaaatatgtTTGAAGAAGCTGATTAGCTAACTGTGCTCATGGGTGATGTAGCGCTGAGTGACCCACAACTGGCGTCTTAAGCTGTGGCTACCATCCACAAGCACTTAGCGACGCAAATTGGCTTGTGCAGCTATACGCACAGGCGAGACGGAGCATGGGTATTGAAATAATAACAGGACACGATGCACAATTAATTCAGTTATCAAACATAAACGAAGTCTGTTAACGTGTTTGTGAAGtcgtaattattaatatttcgaTATGATAGAGGATAACGGGTCGTTTGCACATCATATTTGGTCACCTGTTAGCATATTACTGATTTTGAATCACGGTCTAAATACAGGAACAAGAAAGATAGGTCCGAATAAGGTGTGTTGACTGTTCGCACTGGTTTTAGTTAAGGAGTCGCGCTTGCTCAGTCTATCTTTTTTCTTTAGTCTGTGGGAAATAATACCGATGCTTTCGCTAAATATTCGACGTTGTATGCGACACGATTTGAAATGTTAATTCTCTAGTCTCCTTACTCTTGTAAAGACAATGTgtatgaagaaaaataaaataaataaaaactttaattttttaaatattcggtttatAATGTTTCTGCATTGGatgggttttatttttccttgaCCTTAAGGCCTCCCCGCGCATTAGGCGGCCCGCAGAACAAGCGTTAAATGTGTGGGCCAAGGCGGCTACCTACGTCAGTCATGGTGCTCCGAAATGGACGTCGAAAAAATTCACCACGCATTTGATGGTAGAACTTACAGGCCGTTGTGACCTGGCTGCCAAATACGCGGGAACAGATTGACTGATGAAGTTTATTCAAAACTACAAAGAAATCCAATTTTTACACTTTGTTGTTACCTCCAGCTGAAACCATGTAGGTTTATTTGCTGGAGCCCTATCCTAAaccatacataaatatatattaaaattaatgacatgctataatattttaatatacctactatgataAATTATGTGTACTGTGCACATTACTGACCCACCATTCAACTCCTTCAGAGTTATTGATGTAGCATCTGGTGGAAGTAAGAACACTTTGTGTCAAGACACTTATGTCCCTAGGTGACTTGGGTTCaaggttttaaattaaaatactgtGGATcagttttcaaattttattagtAAAAGCAAAATTCCATATACCATAAAACTAATCCATCCTAGTCTTGACATGTTTCTCTGTGATCTTGTCTTTCTCAATGATGTAGACCACAGCACCCCAGCCGGAGATTGCGTCGCGGTCAGCCGCGTTCACTAGTGCCTGGAAAAGATATaagactagaagatgcccgcggcttcgcccgcgtggatttcggttttttgaaagtaggaactgtttgattttccgggataaaaagtagcctatgtgctaatccaggatattatctatctccattccaaatttcagccaaatccattcagtagttattgcgtgaaagagtaacaaacatacacacacacacacatacaaactttcgcctttataatattatagtgtgatagtgtgatttttcATAGACAGTAAAAATGGTGACgtgagtttttcaaaatatatgcaCTAAATACATTTTGTTCATCCTATGGTGCTGGTGTCCCATGGTGAGATAGTGACCTTGTGGGGTATTTTTCAGATTTTAAACCAATTTACAGAGTATCTAAAACCTACCTGTGAAATAGTCTCAAACAGCTCATCAGGGTTTTAGGTCAGGCTCCCATGATACTTCACACATACCATACAGCTGATCTGTGCAAGTGTCTGATACTATGAAATCTTGGTCCTGGCATCTATGGTTACATAGTGCCCTTATGAGGTATTTTTGAGAATTTAAACCAATTTACAAAGTATCTAAAACCTACCTGTGAAATAGTCTCAAACAGCTCATCAGGTCTTAGGTCAGGTTCCCACAGTGCCTCGCACATACCATACAGCTGGTCTGTGCATGTGCCTGATACTACGAAATCTTCAGGTTCGTTAGGACAACCAATCTGGAAAACAAGAAAAAGAGTGTTACATAATTAATATGGCTaatgataaaacaaaatgttttaacTTGCTAACTTGTAGATAATACTATGACTACTAAATCAGCATAACATCATTGCTAACCTGTGAATACATATTGCCATATCTATGTATACTTTATAATAGAAACTTATTGCTTTTTTTCATATTGATTTGTTTACAAGTCACAACATGGCAGTACtttctttacaaaagtttactaaaattaaagtcaaagtcaaaatcatttattcaaagtaggtacaattgtactctttttgatggtcgaaatcgttaaacttgtacgatatagtggtgataattaattatgttacttaaaactaaagctacgagggttccaaacgcgtccaagtctgagaagagcacacaacaaacataaaattgaaattaaaattgaaatattgatTTCAAGTTACTATAAATACTATTTCACATGTGGACTACGTGTGAAATAGCATTATAgtaacttgaaattttaaagtCTGCATCTTTTGTTTTTGTGAGTTGCATTTTATTGAATCAAGACAAAATAAGGCTTACCAAGTCCATATTGCAGACATAGGGTGTATTGTCAATAGGGTCCAACCCAGCCACCACAGGCTCAATGAAGTAGGGTCCAAAACGTCTCTCATATAACAGGTTAGACAGCATCGCTGAGAATGTCTTGGGCCTCATTACTCTGTTCTCTTTTAACTCATACAGATTCATTCtgcaaacataataaaattttcaaaataaattagcTTATGCTAGAtaatgcctgcaactttgtccacatgggtttagatttttatttaaaaaaatgtttatccaGCTTTGaacagctagcagacagactggtGTGCCTTAGTGTTGTATTGTGAGCAACATCAACAGAGATTTTATTTCTGTCGCAGATTTGGTGCATCTCCACCTAAACACTAATTTTACTTAACCACATAATAAAGACTGAAATCAGTACTTATTTGAGTTTCTAATTTTACCTGAACTTAAGTCTTTGATACACAGTCTGTGTGTCCGTTGCCAGTCCTGGAAGACCTACATATAACGTGGGGCCCATTTCGAACACTTTGAGGAAGTTTGCTGATATGGTCTGTGCCTGTATGCCGTAGCGCTTATCCGTGGCGATGGCCACACAGTCTTTGCCCTTCATAGCCACCACTGCGCCACCGTTGTAGGCTAAAATCGACTAAAACATGAAAaatttagttattattatttttagtaatttattaattatacacGTTATTAAAGCTTCGATATTTAATAACAATCTGAATGTAATGCAAATGTAACTGAGGGCGAATTACTAAGAAAAAGGAATTAAATTCAACGAATATGCTTAGCAATCATGACGCTATCCTAACCAAAGCCGGTGCTGAAAAATCACTTTAATCGAATATAAacggtataataatattgtgtagaTACTTAATATAGATTTCTAATATTACTTACCATTTTACctttactaatttatttgtttttaaattattatagaatTTTCTTTACACTTTGCGTCTTTTggacttgttttttttttcgaaaaatgaCATATCATCCGCCATAGACTAAAGTAATTccacagatattttttttaactggttttacagctctgggttctagccttttTAAGCTAACTCAGCTAATAATgcgttataata
This genomic interval carries:
- the LOC123874494 gene encoding proteasome subunit beta type-3, whose protein sequence is MSILAYNGGAVVAMKGKDCVAIATDKRYGIQAQTISANFLKVFEMGPTLYVGLPGLATDTQTVYQRLKFRMNLYELKENRVMRPKTFSAMLSNLLYERRFGPYFIEPVVAGLDPIDNTPYVCNMDLIGCPNEPEDFVVSGTCTDQLYGMCEALWEPDLRPDELFETISQALVNAADRDAISGWGAVVYIIEKDKITEKHVKTRMD